The nucleotide window TCAAAGTGTTTATTTAACAGCGTAGATCTGTCAGCGTAGATGTAAAAAGCAACCAATCAGCGAGGGgaaacaataacaggaaacgtcagatcacgtggttcaaccccATTTCAGTAAGAAAGTGGAAACTAATATCGGCAAGAAATGTCTTCAACTTGTTGATTAACACTTCCAAAGGGATCTTAACTTCACAATATCTTCAATGGAAACACAAAGTGAGTTACAGATGTATGAAGAATACcgcaagtataatcaaatcgcgaGGGTAATCATCTGAGATCAGCGTAAGGATCAACCAGCTGATTATAATTGACGGGTCAAGTCTACATGCCCGTTGGTGGATACCACGGAGaaggtttacatcggcctcactgatgaCACCTTCAAGAAGCGCTTCACTAaccacatgcaatcgttccgtaatAAGAAATACATCAATAGCACAGAATGGTCAAAGTTTGTATGGAACTTAAAAAGCAAGGaccaagtctttgacattttatggtcaattattgacaaagcatcgggCTACTCtgacataagcaagcgatgcaatctttgtatatcagaaaagctgcacattatcaatgccgATAAGTCTATGCTGTTAAACAAatgctctgagttggtttcaaaatgtcgccaccaaaacaaatattatttatcaaattttaacatcacCTACAagtagaatggtacgtcccaaatGAGTGTAGGGCTGAGAATCGTTTCCCTTAtctctgaagattgcaggatgcatgaaacttaagtaacagatattattactctgtgctttacatacacatacatacatacatacatacatatatatatatatagatagtcAATATACGAAttcaatagatagatagatagatagatagatagatagatagatagatagatagatagatagatagatagatagatagatagatagatagatacttagatagatagatagatagatagatagatagatagatagatagatagatagatagatagatagatagatagatagatagatagatagatagatagatagatacttagatagatagatagatagatagatagatagatagatagatagatagatagatagatagatagatagatagatagatagatcgtgAATGGGAAGTTGATTGTTCAAAACCATTCAGCCGTACAAGATAATTAGCGGAAACGTcttaaatgtttgaaattctGTTGTTTTTGCTTTCGAGTATTTTACAACCAAATGCATTTTAGTGCATCGAAAAATTGATAGGAACAACAGATAAATCGCTGTGGCACAACACTAAAATCGATGTGATCAACAATTTTTAATTAGATTTTATTAGGAAAGATTGCATTACATTACACTCCTGCTaaacaatgtttcaatttttgccgACGAAGTTGAGTCCTCTTCTACCGCCTAGCTGATAGTTGCACCTGGCAGTGTAAAAAGACCGCTGTGTTATCTTTATAGAGACCTGCATATTTTGATTCAAATCCTCATATTAGAAAAGTACGGTCCACCGTCTTAATTAATAATGGTTAATATTTGAGTTATCGTATTCCACGTCAATCGTTAATATTAATTAACTGCCCTATTACTTGGTATTTGTTCACTTTTTACTCTATTGTTCGGAGAGATGGTgtttcattgttgttgttgtttttccgGGACGTGTCTGAATGAAAACCTACCCCATGTGCACTTCGGTCAAGATACACTGCATGCTAGCTGCCAGGGCAGGGACATATCTACAATGGTTAATGTTTGATTATATACACCATATATCAACCGGATGATACTTATTATACAATGCGGTGTACTCTATCATGTTACATGGTTAATCCTCCAGTCACTTTTTCAGCATGACCTTGGATTTCGTCTGCTACGGGGTCAAATGCCGTAAAAATGCCTAATGTCGAACATCTATTACATATTGCATACCCTTCAATGTATCAGAAAACCTCTGCTTAAATTAATGTTTTTCCGACATACAAACGTTGAATGGTGTAGGTGACTGAGTTTATACGGTTATATTCAGTGTCGTTATTCGACAAATCTGGCAACGTCAAACTTTCTTTGAGAAATGGATGAATGTCAGTCTTTAGTGAGGAAGAGGCGGGACATTGTTGGTGGTTTCGCTGAAATATTTACGCGTAAGTAAAACATAAATGTGAAAACTGAAGAGGCTCTTGTATATTTTAGCTGTACTCCATGtacaaactgtcaaaaaatgcaAATCTTTGTCACTTGACAACGAATGCTTTCAATTTGCGAATATATTAAGATCATGAGTTCAAATGATGGATGTTGGATGTTTTGTTCGGTCTCCGTCTTCAGCTTGTTTTGTGATTGGTTTTCTGTCACAAGACGTATTAACCAAAAGTCAGCCGAGAAACGATACTGTCGCTCCCTAAGGCAATATcagttttgcattatttttcgATTTATTTTTCCAGCCTACTGTATGTAATCAATACTCCCAGTGGTTTTGTTTCTTGCTTGCCGTATATGGACAATGCTCTTGAAAATTAGCCGTGGCATGTCGAATAATAACAGCAGCTGTTGTGTTGCCTGTAAGGTATGATTTGACCCAGTTCAGCGACCCTAGAATCACACATACCGTAGACAGAATTATCAAATCGACTTGTTTGTATACGTTATGTGGTTATACATGAGGAATAGAACGACCCCATTATCCAGATATTGTCTCCTTGGTTGTGAGGAGACACACAggctacggcgcgccaaatgtttcaaaaatatttatcgattcagtgcaaaaataaactgtctttctcgattgaaataaaaattcggtgtcATTAGGAagaaaataagtaagaaaagtataattaaaaaacaaaagacagaaatgtcatttaatacttcattttaacttgagaaaaaatctttaaagcgtaattaggaaataaacaattttcaatgagttgaaaaaatcatacatccatacttatcgacatacatacacgtataatagttcgcgtaaaaggtgcaatgaatgctgattttacaaaaaagagtaaaatatgttatacagtggtacgtccacaaaattcacaagataatcactaaaaaccactactaccacacggaaaaaatattacaaaaaatgaaaatgtgaaccacatacagaagatcattataaaagaatcagacaaaaaaaaagtcatgcatacataaaattatttatgtacttaagaaaaagcactacgtctcataataaacgtagtatagataatcaaaaatataatatgaaccactagccgctttgacagtaaagagagaaaatcagagaaaaaaatcggcagtgatggctctatacaaaagtggacatcatctacaaaaaaataaaataaaataaaataaaataaaataagataaaataaaaaaataaaaatgccatgaacacaggaaatacaaaaaaacgcgtgggcctgtggaaaaagaaaacaaatgagcactcgcgacagccaaaaaaaaaaaaaaaaaagaaagaaaaaaaaacgagcactcgccacagaaaaaaaacgcgtgaaaatacaattaatttattaaaaaaactcatggttcacgtttccttcgatcgatgaatccccaacagctgggaatccgatcaccacatactccaatgtttgacgaaatattaaatgagcatttcagtgataactttgacatcctaaaacctagctctgtttggcttgGCCCTACCACGCAGACctacttgaaaccgtacttgatgaagtgaagtgggcaatatcacctaaagaacgtccaggttaacagtgaatagttccagagagtcaagttaactgggCCAATTTtaggcagtccacaggtcagatcacgagtGAGACGTACAAACCCATGACctttcatagcaacactgcgaataTATCTATGCCTTTAATAAGCGCGGTATAgcagggagcccactgcaggccttccaccgagccgcactgtcatcgccgttacatgatttctacacagtctatacgtgtggttcgatacatcgggttcaaataccataataataaaccacctcgttatttggtaattcctcgtctatcctcaaagatcacccaaatcatgataaattgaatagttttgaagaaatctgccgcgtgttgagagaacgtccatcgttttccgtgttcgacaagacgagcgacgcaactgtacaagccttacgactacgagtatggcgagagtgtccgccCTTCGCatcgccagacactctcactctacccgcagggctagaccggcacatacacgacatgtcgatccccattgcagaaatctttatatccacacagtccaatatatggagctacgatatttgtgcagtagcctatacatagctctgggtggcagggcagggctgtgagttgccggcctggccgtataacgccggtgttatacggcctggccgtatccggtaactcacagcccggccTTGCTGCGGTTCTGTAGCCCTACcaccctttgctggttgtgttgagctagtgtacagagaaatagtggctgcttgatcagtgtttgtcaagtcgggcgcgttcgcgttctacaggtactagtgaaaacgttgcctcgaatttaaacggagtgtttcagcccgagtatttttgcctttgccatactccgtttagaggctatGAACCCACaggatacgtgtgtggttcgatacatagcggccgctgctagctttgcatggcagggctgtgtacgtgttaccggcgttatacgggaggccgtgtcacgccggtaacacacagccctgccatgcagaactaggccgcagcgtgctgcgtggtatgcaattttactatgcatacccacacggcggccgctgtgtatcgaaccacacgtaaccgtgggcaagcagcaagccatcgttttgttggggtttgggcacagactgtctatgatttgggagatgcggccctacactttacagcgaggggatcgctggttgccggcgtgtaggcctactgtactagcgacgggaccgccggccgctggcttaccacctcgagtgtacattggagcgaggggaccgctggcagccgacgaaccatcacgagtgttttgtccacttttaaccaaaactggtaactgtttaatatagaatgggacgtgtcggtaacttggacgtccatgagatgatattgaagactagaagctgagagttatcgctgaaataccccaaagaTCATGTCCAACATCggagtgtgatgatccaaaaccctcgagcattaaactgtaacaatcatgactttgacaattattcaattttcatgttgggctttttctgcggggtgtcccactctgttttcttttctcgaacgggcctcttttttttctactgagtttttttttgtttgtttttttttggaaacctttttttttttttgtaacctcgctttggttttttttccaagctgacctcgttttggtttctttacagcctcaacgccggcgcgatctcggtcgacttttcaattgtgattctctttctttttttagtcagacctaatgatggttcgttttgtttttttggtagtagtgcaagtactatttatggttttgtttttaatcatttcaatattttttgtgtgtgtgcttgatttatttttttttctttttccttttttcccttataatcagcattcattgcacctttatatcaaatacacgtgtatgtgtacgtcaatttccaaatttttgaaaagtttatcttctcattacggtttaaagaatattttacaattaagcattacataacattctgcccttttttgcaataatacttttctcatttattttcttccgtaatgccatcgaatttttcaatttcaatcaagaaagacggttgcacgtcatctttatctgtacaggcacgttcaaatatttaatgaaacgtattttcaaatgaatgctatttttatgaaaaggtacattaataaaatgcaatgatatggacgaaaaatttttttctttattattcatacacgtttaagacttttttttagaaagaaaatttgacagtttatttttactctatgacgataaatatttttgaaacatttggcgcgccgtacacAGACGCAAGCGGAAAATTGCGGTGTCTTGTAGTACTCGTGGGGTGTAAAATTTGGGCTTGTAGCATCCATTGTTAAGCTTGTTCCCTATATTATTCGTTTGGTTCCAAATCGAATACCAACAATGCAAGCCTTTACCGACAATTAGAtcattaatttgaataaatgtaaGACTTTAATCGAGCTGGAACGACAGCCCATTACAGGCTGCAAGAAAATCAAAGGAAAGAATGTCGAACAGTGCCCTCTCTATACTGTTCCTTTTTTCATAAAACAATCATTATCAAAAGCTTTGTGTTGTTGACAATACCAGAAGTCACTCTGAATAGTCtaactttgaaaacaaattggAAGTGCTAGTACGCCAATAGAGGGCTAGACATCTGGATAGTTTGGATGTCTACTAAATGTCCCTAGGCCATTCTTGGATTTCAACATAACAAAAGACTTGTTGTTGAATTTTAAGATAGTACGCTGCCCGAAAGTAGAAGACTTAAAGTTTCGCTCGATCCTTCAACAATCGTTCAGTGTCCAGTTTGGGAGTGGCTTTCTTTCGcgatttcaaatttatcaacttCCACGCAATCAATTTCAAACAGTGATTAtgtagatgaggccgattataaCGTGGCACAATACTATGTATTTCACACTCAATATCGACCATACTTTGGTTGGCTGTATACATTGGGGCTTTCGTCGCCATGTATAATTATATGCAAACGTGATACGTTTGATGGGTGACCTTATGTTGACCCCTAGAGAGTGTTGgtcaaaaatgaacaaaaatgtatgcTGTGTGAATTGGTAAGACAGAATTAGTAATTCAAGTCGCGAAGTTTTTACTTAAATGTTCTCATcaatgaaaatggaaaaaaagagttgaaattttgaaaaaatcagtcaAATCTCGGATGACTCTTTTCATACCATTATTCCCATTACCCCAACCCCTTACAAAGTTTTACAGATCGTCCCTTAAGAGTTGGTAGCTTTGCTGAGTTCCCGGATTCTCCGAGCTCAACTTTTGTAGAACCGTTGAGCCGATCACTGTGGGATTTTACGGCTTTAGGGGAATCGTCAGGTAGATATTCGGGAGAAACAGGTAAGCAGGTTTACGGGaaccaaatgaaataatttattCTACTAAAATGAATGTAAATGACTTCCGTTTGACAAAAACATGGGGGCTGCAGCCTGCATAACTATCGTGCGGACGACATaaaaataatatgaacacaattttcaacattaactTAATATATAAACTCACCAGCAGAGCTGAAGCCCCTAGGATCGAATAGAGTAGACAATATCTTGAAAAACTGGTGAATGAAGAACAACAATACAAGAACAGAGATAATAGATAGTGTCATACAACATCAACAACGTATACTGACATCCACACATCGAGACATTCATCGGGTACATGACTGAAAGACAATCTGTTACGAAAACACAACACGGAGCAGAGTAACAAAAGCAACCCATGGACATTAAAACGAGAAGACGAAAAACCACAAAGCACAACGCAAAACATCACGGTCAGTACACACAACTTCAAAACAACCAACAATCAAGCATTATTCAATGTATTGAACTCCAGACTCACTTTCAGCGCAAAAGGTGCCAGTCTGCAGATAACGTCACCAAATATCCATTCGCCCATCACAGCAGAGGTGAACACAAACGGCAGACATAGCAAGCTGAGGGTCCAGTCAGAGATTGCCAGATTTAGTATCAGAGTGTTGAAAGACGCCTTGGAATTCTTTTTGCAAGTTATGACAAGTATGACGACGATATTTCCGACGGTGGAGACCACGACGCCCAGTATGAAGATAGGGCTGAGAATGTGGACGGCAGCTTGGTCCATCCGGGGCAGGGAGTATACATCTTCATAGtagtagctgtaactctcaCTGTCGTTCGACAGCATCGCTGCATATTGTTGAGCCATGCTGTTTACtgaaatatgagagagagagagagagagagagagagagagagagagagagagtgagtgagagagaggtgagattattattatattagtGCGAGTTGTTGATCAGTAATTGTGATGTGATTACAATCGATAGCCCCTTCGTACATCAGACACACGCACAGGAGGACGGACACTGTTTCTTGAGTCGATTGGAACCTAAATCCTGATGATAACTGTACAAGACGCTGGCAAATTCTATAAACTTGAGCCTTAAGAGACTGGTCCATCCCGGTAGAATGAAGTTACAGAGTTCTTAACACGCAAATCGTACCTGCTAAAATAGGCGCGTATAGACTAAATGCGTGGACCAGAAGCAGGGACTGACGACTGAACTCGCGTGAGAAGGCAGTCGTCGGTGTTATTCATTTATAGCAAAAAAAAACACGTGGGATGGGAGAAGGGACTTGTAGTTGATTGGAGATGAAATATTGCATGCATAATTGACATAACAAGCAGGAACTTCAAACACTGTAAACACGTCACAGGAAAAGCCCGTAGAAGACTGGAATGCTAATATTGTGGAGAGGAGGGACAGCCGACTGAGTTACAGTCCCTACAAGAAGAGCTCGAAAGAAAGGGCCAGATTTACATGTGCAGCTTTACATACATATAGTAAAACATCTGCAGTTTTATTCATCACTTACAGTAGCCAAACGGTACCTGTCAAATCAGATTATGGCGCCAATAAAGGCCTTGAATTTTTTATGACTGTTTTGTACAGTGTATAGTTGTTTGTCCCAGTTAGATCGGGTGCTACTCCAAATAGACGACGATTAATTCACAATACATCATCGGTCTTGAAACTTTACTTTGAACGTCACCGGACGCATCAAATAGCTCGCTGTTTCATTTTTGTGCCACAGACATTTTGGTGGAATCGCTAATGCTCTGATAAAGCTTGGCGACAGTTATCAAAGCGACAGAACAGGCGGCGCACTGaggagaatcaaaatatttgcttttGGGTTCGACAAAGGTCATAGGGTGCAAAATGAGGGCGTTTCAAAAGCGTGACCGCCTGCAGCGAAAGCCTGGTCGTGACGGGAGAACCAGGACTGGAATCACACCTACTCAAAACAACACCGTTTTGGGAAGGAACTTGCGTCATCGTCATTCGAGTTTCACGAGCCTTGTCTTGAATAGCATTACCATATAAGTATGAACTCTAATGTCTGCGACTTTTCGTAAATGATACTGTTAcataattaggggcccaagccccCGGCCCAAGCCAACCGGACTTGGGCCCTATGATTGTTTTACTGGAGTTAAATATTCCTCCTCTGCTTCCTCTTCCATTTCTTCTTTTTCCGTAacttttttgtcgatcttcaaCTCCAAAAACTGTTACACCttaacttctcaaatttgcagggctatTAGGTACATACACATGTAAGTACTCGTCACCAAACTCTTCAAATTTCGTCATATGACCAAGCCGCCATAATGgccaaatttttcatgtttattacaacaactaaaatttgcaaatgggGAGCCGTCTTGTgaccttggccaccatatttgattttcaaaaaatccaatttAATCTATAAAAATCCTCTGCCAAACACCAAGACACCATTTGTACTAAAATTTTACTAATGTCATGATTTTTGTACTCTCTTGTTTGCGAAAGGCAATGTGAACGATCACAGGGTTAGGTGGTCATATTCCTATATGTGTACAACCTACAGTAACTGTGGAATAATGTTATCTTCTTCTCCGAAAGCAAAGCACcatttgaactaaaattttactcatgtcatcagTCGCGTACATACTTTCTACTCTATGAAATGCATTTTGATCGGTTGATTGGCTTGGTGGCCACATTGGCATATGCTCAAAACCCTACAAAAACATCTTATAACATTAAACAATCTTCTTCTCTGTAATCAAAGACCCATCTAAGACGAAATTTTGCTCATATAAATATACGTGAGTACTTCCAAGTTTGTGAAAGGTATTTTGATAGGTCTTGTAGTTTGGCAGACGTACTTCCAATAGCAAAAAAAACCATCTATTTCAAGATCGAGGTgcaaagttgtatgcaaatgagaaagaATGTTGGAAAGTGTAGCAAAGATAAATTAACACTACAATTGAAAGTTAAAAACCTACGATAAACTtaagtttatattcaaaagtcaTCTCCATCAGAACTTCACCATCTCAGATCAAATAAACGAGTTGGGTACCAACAATTTTGCTTAATTATTAAAGTATCTTCCGTAGCTAACTCTGGCAACCATGGCAATCGCTGGGCCCCCACtaatgctgcttgcagctttaattttgtaCTTGTACTTAATCAGAGATACATGTGTGATTGGTAACTAGTGTATGGCTAAATTTGAATGTATGAATAATATCTTGCGGTGCGTACCCGAATATAGCAGCAAAATTTAAGACATACCTTCTCACAAAATCTGGTTGATGTCACTACTATAAATTCCTACTCGGAAAAAAATCCGCTTTTTTAATCTTTCAAGAATAGCAAACATTGCCATCAGTATAGCTAAGTATTATTAATAATACGAACCGCATTTGAACCAGGTGATCAAATAGAAACGTACCTTGAGGTaaacaaacaagtaatgttTCGCGCCAACCCGCGCAACATCTGGACTCGATTTCTTATTCCAATAATCGCTgaatatgaacatttttgaaagagGTAACACATCATACAGAACGAAACAAGATATGAATGAAGATTAAaagagaaaagagaaaaaaaagcgACGTCGttaattgttttgaaaaaatgccACGACCAGAAGAAAAGCAGAACTTCCTATTCACGCTGATGTACATTGAATTGTTTAATCAGTGATGATGTCTTGT belongs to Ptychodera flava strain L36383 chromosome 17, AS_Pfla_20210202, whole genome shotgun sequence and includes:
- the LOC139115315 gene encoding neuropeptide Y receptor type 1-like isoform X3: MAQQYAAMLSNDSESYSYYYEDVYSLPRMDQAAVHILSPIFILGVVVSTVGNIVVILVITCKKNSKASFNTLILNLAISDWTLSLLCLPFVFTSAVMGEWIFGDVICRLAPFALKFFKILSTLFDPRGFSSAGF